The following DNA comes from Hypanus sabinus isolate sHypSab1 chromosome 15, sHypSab1.hap1, whole genome shotgun sequence.
GTTCCAAAGTAACTTCCATTCATTCCAGCTTGGCTACCTGCAaagtaatctttaaaaaaaaaatcaaaatgtgcTTTCATCTATACTTTTAGAAAACTGTCAAGATTGAAAGATTGTGTAAATTTAATAGAATACTTACCATATGCACTCAAACTGGCTTGGCTTCCATAAACACCATATCCAGCACTTATCTGTTGACTGTTGGGACTACCATAGCTTTGGCTTGCATAACTTGACTGGCTTCCTAAAAACAGCCACCACTCAAAACAGTCAGCATTCCTCATAAAGGCACTGTCCCACATTAGCCATTGAGTTTACATGCATATAATTAAATCAAAAAAGTGTATAATGTTGAAACCCACATAATTGTTTCACCAATATTGAATAGCCACACCCTTTCAAATCAGACCAAAAATGTATCTCAAACATGTCATTTTCCCCAGTACTTGCAAAACTCTAAAGTTATTCAAAGTTTCCCAACAAGCAGGAAATCACTTTAACTACTAAGCCGCACTGACATCAGCCCAAAAAAGGCTGCAACAATGACTTTGTACTTTCTAGCGAATGTTGATTCTCAGACTTCAAGCAGTCAATCTACAAAAGATTCACAAAATGTGAATCGGTAACTTAGCAACTTCTGGGAAGATAAAAAATCCTTTAAAAATATTCACATCTCCACTCACCCATTCCTGCAATCTGAGCTGCATAGCTACTGCCAGTGCCTCCAGAAGTAGAGTTCAGGAAGAGTTCTACATATCTATGCTCTTTAAAACAAAGGAGAAGAAAACATTAACTAATGTTATGCTTGCATTACATTGCATTTCAGTACAATTTTCTGTTTTATCAACTTACGCATATGGGCTTTGTCTTTTGACATAGCAGCCACGGCATCCTCATGGGTAGCAAACTCAACATCAGCTTCTCCTGTCACTCTACCATCAGATCCAATTTCTATGTGGACACGAACTGGGTTCAGTGGCGAGAAGAACTGTAGAAGAGAAATATCAGTTCCAGGGAATTTgggagggaagggggggggggggggggggagagaaaggacACCAATTGCTGTTGTATTACAATAGACTGCTGAAGTATTATTGAATTATAGATGTGAACAGTAATTTACATGTCAATTATGTACATTAAGTTTAGGACATATTAGAGCAAATCTAAACACTTAACCAAACTACAATTCAATCTAGACATACTAGTAATTTAAGCACTGAAACCCAAAGGTTAAACATCTTTAGTGTTCACAAATTCTTTAAAAAGAAATACCTTAAGACATTTCTTCAACAACCCTGAATATTCTACCTTGTTTAAAACTACAGAAATTAAgcaagagggaaaaaataaacttGTTAGATGCACAAAATACAATAATGTTTCACTTACATTGCAGATATCATTCTCTGTAGCTCGAAAAGGCAGCCCTCTCATGTGCACACAATGACCCGTTGTACTTTGAAAGCTAGTATCAGTGGTTCCATATGCTTGTGCAGACAATCCTGCTGAGGCATCATCCAATTAGGTATTTGTTTAAATACATACAGAAGTACAATATTATCCAGCCCTACAACTCACCCCTATCTCGTCCATATGCATGTTCAGTGCCATAGCCATAGCCATCACTGTATCCATTGTAATCATCATAGCTTCCATAACCTGGCCAGAAATTAAAGTTGAGATGGCACATTACCTCAAATGATAATTCAAAACAATTACAGATGAGCAACAGACTGAAATTCCATTAATTTAGCTTTAATTAAAGTTGCACTACAGGTATTGGAACAAGACGACTGCACAAGAAAATTTATTCTTTGATATACAGTAATTATTGGTGTGGTAATTAAGCCCCAAACCAAAATGGTATTGTGTTTACTTGCTTCACCTAAACAGTGAATCAGCAGGGACTGCTCAAGCCTGGACAGACCAGCCCATTCTGAGTGAAATTTTCCAGCAAGCAGCAATATTCACCCTGGGTCAACCATGCTGAACAGCATTCTAGCCCACATGGTCCTTGCCACTATAAAGGGTGACTGGATGCCAAGAGCTGAGGCAACACCAAAGCCTTAGAACACCCCTCAAAGAAAATGTGGAAATGTTAGCAAGCATAAGGAAATGTCAATTATTAAAATCTAATTCTTGCAATCTTGCCTATTTGCCACTCAGCTAAAACTCATTTAAGTATAGCTTTTAGTAGTGATAGATACAGTTACTAGTGGAACATttagacagaattatgatcaatGTCAAGATTAAACCAACTCAGTCAATTAAGTTGTCCTTTAGTATTATTCTGGTAGTTACATATATTAAAATAGCTTGCACCATTAAAGCCATGATCAATCTTCCCCTTCAATTGCTTACCACCACCATACACTCCACGTCTCATCTTCTCATAAGATCCAGCTCGATTGGGAATACCATAAACTCTCCCAGCCATTGGTCTGTCATAAGGACCTGGTCTTTGACCACCCATTAATTTACGAGGTGGATCATAATGGGTGCGCACTTCAGCCCGACTGCTCTTGAAAATTTCAATATACCTAAAAGATTATGCAGcatatttaaacattttaatCTTGGTTAATTCATATATGAAAAATACAATAGCAAATGCACTTGCCCTAAACATGCATTTCACACAGCTACAATACTTAGACCCATAGACCAAAGTTTATTTTAA
Coding sequences within:
- the hnrnph1l gene encoding heterogeneous nuclear ribonucleoprotein H1, like, producing MSTTENDGFVIRVRGLPWSSAAEEVMRFFSDCKILNGISGIHFTYTREGRPSGEAFIQLESEDDVKLALKKDKESMGHRYVEVFKSNNIEMDWVLKHTGPNSPDSSNDGCVRLRGLPFGCSKEEIVQFFTGLEIVPNGITLPMDYQGRSTGEAFVQFATQDIAEKALKKHKERIGHRYIEIFKSSRAEVRTHYDPPRKLMGGQRPGPYDRPMAGRVYGIPNRAGSYEKMRRGVYGGGYGSYDDYNGYSDGYGYGTEHAYGRDRGLSAQAYGTTDTSFQSTTGHCVHMRGLPFRATENDICNFFSPLNPVRVHIEIGSDGRVTGEADVEFATHEDAVAAMSKDKAHMQHRYVELFLNSTSGGTGSSYAAQIAGMGSQSSYASQSYGSPNSQQISAGYGVYGSQASLSAYDYFAGSQAGMNGSYFGTGSRGSMGMNGMGAMSNMSGGWGM